A genomic stretch from Anaerococcus mediterraneensis includes:
- the larC gene encoding nickel insertion protein yields the protein MGFAMEKLMAVALDTYFTPIFMKKNRPAYKLSVIYKAEDEEKIEDIIFRETTSIGLRKFDLERTTLPRTMKKITYKNKDYYAKQVSFKDEVFTYPEYESAKKLAENEKMTLKDALDLIKTLARE from the coding sequence TTGGGTTTTGCCATGGAAAAACTGATGGCTGTGGCTCTCGATACTTATTTCACACCGATTTTTATGAAAAAAAACCGCCCAGCCTACAAACTTTCTGTCATCTACAAGGCAGAAGATGAAGAAAAAATCGAGGATATAATCTTTAGAGAGACAACTTCTATTGGACTTAGAAAATTTGACCTAGAAAGGACGACCCTGCCTAGGACTATGAAAAAAATCACCTACAAAAATAAAGACTACTATGCAAAGCAAGTGAGCTTCAAGGATGAGGTTTTTACCTATCCAGAATACGAATCAGCCAAAAAATTAGCAGAAAATGAAAAAATGACCCTAAAAGATGCTTTGGACCTAATCAAGACCTTGGCTAGGGAGTGA
- a CDS encoding LarC family nickel insertion protein encodes MDLYFEMYSGIAGDMTIGALLDLGARKEVLERAIDSLNLEGYDLVFDRKVKNGIDAYNFDVILKEKKSKYGLHGHEKKEAHVHRNLADIREIIGSSDLNERVKKDSLGIFEIIAQAESKAHGIGINEVHFHEVGAIDSIIDVVGVASLIDDLGVENIYFSDLYEGIGYQNCAHGPMPIPVPAVANILKDSDLFINIIDEEGEHITPTGAAIVKYYYKETIDKFRIKNIGLGAGNKDFEKSTNILRVMEIEKDKKKL; translated from the coding sequence ATGGACTTGTATTTTGAAATGTATTCGGGCATAGCAGGCGATATGACTATAGGGGCTCTTTTAGACCTGGGAGCTAGAAAAGAAGTTTTGGAAAGGGCCATTGACAGTCTAAATTTAGAGGGCTATGATCTGGTCTTTGATAGAAAGGTAAAAAATGGGATCGACGCCTACAATTTTGATGTTATTTTAAAGGAAAAGAAAAGTAAATACGGCCTTCACGGCCACGAAAAAAAAGAGGCTCACGTCCACAGAAACCTAGCCGACATCAGAGAAATCATAGGGTCTTCAGACCTAAATGAAAGAGTAAAGAAAGATTCTCTAGGGATCTTTGAAATCATTGCCCAGGCAGAATCCAAGGCCCATGGCATAGGTATAAACGAGGTCCACTTCCACGAAGTGGGAGCTATAGACTCTATCATAGATGTAGTAGGAGTGGCGAGTCTGATTGATGATTTGGGAGTAGAAAATATTTATTTTTCCGATCTCTATGAAGGGATTGGCTACCAAAATTGTGCCCACGGCCCAATGCCTATACCAGTTCCTGCTGTAGCAAACATCCTGAAAGACTCTGACCTTTTTATAAATATAATTGATGAAGAAGGCGAGCACATTACCCCAACTGGGGCTGCCATAGTCAAATATTATTACAAAGAGACTATAGATAAGTTTAGGATAAAAAATATAGGCCTCGGAGCTGGCAACAAGGACTTTGAAAAATCTACCAACATCCTCAGAGTTATGGAGATAGAAAAAGATAAAAAAAAACTGTAA